From Bradyrhizobium symbiodeficiens, the proteins below share one genomic window:
- a CDS encoding amidohydrolase family protein, whose translation MAHDAPQATGPSKLVIRNIGLILSGALEKPILDGDTIVAENGKITAIGRYKDLNTEGATTIVDANGTTVTPGLIDSHVHPVAGDWTPRQNQTGWIDSSLHGGITTMISAGEVHMPGRPRDVVGLKAMAIFAQRAFWTLRPGGVKVHAGAPVIECEMVEEDFKELAAAGVKLLGEVGLGGVKDGPTARKMVGWARKYGIQSTIHTGGPSIPGSGLIDKDVVLEADTDVVGHINGGHTALPDDQIRCICEGCKRGLEIVHNGNERSALYTLRIAREMGDLHRVILGTDGPAGSGVQPLGILRMVSMLSSIGELPAEIAFCLATGNTARMRQLDCGLIEVGRAADFVIMDKAQHSPGKTILESVQLGDLPGIGMTIIDGIVRTQRSRNTPPAGRVPEIVAK comes from the coding sequence ATGGCGCATGACGCACCCCAGGCCACCGGACCGTCGAAACTCGTGATCCGGAACATCGGCCTGATCCTCTCCGGCGCGCTGGAAAAGCCGATCCTGGACGGCGACACCATCGTCGCCGAGAACGGCAAGATCACCGCGATCGGCCGCTACAAGGACCTCAACACCGAAGGCGCAACCACCATCGTCGACGCCAACGGCACGACGGTGACCCCCGGCCTGATCGATAGCCACGTCCACCCCGTCGCGGGCGACTGGACACCGCGGCAGAACCAGACCGGCTGGATCGACAGCTCGCTCCATGGCGGTATCACCACCATGATCTCGGCGGGTGAAGTGCACATGCCCGGCCGCCCCCGCGACGTCGTGGGTCTGAAGGCCATGGCGATCTTCGCCCAGCGCGCGTTCTGGACCTTGCGTCCGGGCGGCGTGAAGGTTCATGCCGGCGCGCCCGTCATCGAATGCGAGATGGTCGAGGAGGACTTCAAGGAATTGGCGGCCGCCGGCGTCAAGCTGCTCGGCGAAGTCGGCCTTGGTGGCGTGAAGGACGGACCCACTGCACGAAAGATGGTCGGCTGGGCACGCAAGTATGGCATCCAGAGCACGATCCACACCGGCGGCCCCTCGATCCCTGGCTCCGGCCTGATCGACAAGGACGTGGTGCTGGAGGCCGACACCGACGTGGTCGGCCATATCAATGGCGGACACACCGCCCTGCCCGACGACCAGATCCGCTGCATTTGCGAGGGCTGCAAGCGCGGGCTGGAGATCGTTCACAACGGTAACGAGCGCTCGGCGCTCTACACGCTGCGCATCGCGCGCGAGATGGGCGACCTGCATCGCGTCATCCTGGGCACTGACGGGCCGGCCGGCTCCGGCGTGCAGCCGCTCGGCATTTTGCGCATGGTCTCGATGTTGTCTTCGATTGGCGAGCTGCCGGCCGAGATCGCGTTCTGCCTCGCCACCGGCAACACGGCGCGGATGCGGCAGCTCGACTGCGGCCTGATCGAGGTCGGCCGCGCCGCCGATTTCGTCATCATGGACAAGGCGCAGCACTCTCCCGGCAAGACCATCCTCGAGAGCGTGCAGCTCGGCGACCTCCCCGGCATCGGCATGACCATCATCGACGGCATCGTGCGCACCCAGCGCAGCCGCAATACGCCGCCCGCCGGTAGGGTGCCGGAAATCGTGGCGAAGTGA
- a CDS encoding (2Fe-2S)-binding protein: MTQTPIRLTVNGAIHEVAAAPQTPLLYVLRNDLALNGPKYGCGLGECGACTVLIDGAPARSCVIPVSGCAGRDIVTLEGLGTRDKPDVVQQAFIDEQAAQCGYCLNGMIMTTRALLTINPRPTEQEALAALRYNLCRCGTHVEILRAVMRASGQLTEAVD; encoded by the coding sequence ATGACGCAGACACCGATCCGCCTCACCGTGAATGGGGCGATCCACGAGGTCGCCGCAGCGCCGCAGACGCCGCTGCTCTACGTGCTGCGCAACGACCTCGCGCTCAACGGCCCGAAATATGGTTGCGGGCTCGGCGAATGCGGCGCCTGCACTGTCCTGATCGACGGGGCCCCGGCCCGCTCCTGCGTGATTCCCGTCAGTGGCTGCGCCGGCCGCGACATCGTGACGCTCGAAGGGCTCGGCACGCGCGACAAGCCGGACGTGGTGCAGCAGGCCTTCATCGACGAACAGGCCGCGCAATGCGGCTATTGCCTCAACGGCATGATCATGACCACCAGGGCGCTGCTCACAATCAACCCGCGGCCGACCGAGCAGGAGGCGCTCGCGGCGCTGCGCTACAATCTCTGCCGCTGCGGCACCCATGTCGAAATCCTGCGCGCCGTGATGCGCGCTTCAGGCCAGCTCACCGAGGCCGTTGACTGA
- a CDS encoding 6-hydroxynicotinate reductase: MVMETTSAAIDKIRCDACPVMCYIKPGAAGACDRYANHDGKLVRVDPHVILERTVSHGGKLVPFSRTEDWDGKIVHEPSTFVTAIGAGTTYPDYKPAPFIVSAEVDGVDMVTVVTEGIFSYCGIKVKIDTDRYLGPETATVRAQGEAVGHVTTSEYGSQMLSLGGVHHLTGGSKKEGRVTCDTLMDLANCKAVELTIDGGASVVVQAGQPPIVNGMKEERMRVGCGSATIGMFAKQWHGKVDEVVVVDDHITGVLSEHQAGKLLDIADTGIKMKGRRSTPGRYFQVADPGTGWGGTNISDPLAILGPFDAKEAKPGLSMLMVSTTGEHSSYYVLDEVLRPVETEMPADLKFSVERIQENCEPALCTVLFMAGAGGSLRAGVTDNPVRLTRSVKDALTRVTSGGAPVYVWPGGGITYMVDVTQMPSGAFGYVPTPALVAPIEFTMKLSDYAALGGHMDYVKPLAEVQAGDDVRQLPWQNPIPGPRS; encoded by the coding sequence ATGGTGATGGAAACGACGAGCGCTGCTATCGACAAGATCCGCTGCGATGCCTGTCCGGTGATGTGCTACATCAAGCCGGGCGCCGCGGGCGCCTGCGACCGCTACGCCAACCACGACGGCAAGCTCGTCCGCGTCGATCCGCATGTGATCCTGGAGCGCACGGTCTCGCATGGCGGCAAGCTGGTCCCGTTCAGCCGCACCGAAGATTGGGACGGCAAGATCGTGCACGAACCCTCGACCTTCGTGACCGCGATCGGCGCAGGCACGACCTATCCCGACTACAAGCCGGCGCCGTTCATCGTCTCTGCGGAGGTCGACGGCGTCGACATGGTGACTGTCGTCACCGAGGGCATCTTCTCCTATTGCGGCATCAAGGTGAAGATCGACACCGATCGCTATCTGGGGCCTGAGACGGCCACCGTCCGCGCGCAGGGCGAGGCGGTCGGTCACGTCACGACCAGCGAATACGGTTCGCAGATGCTGTCGCTCGGCGGCGTGCATCACCTGACCGGCGGCTCCAAGAAGGAGGGCCGCGTCACCTGCGACACGTTGATGGATCTCGCCAATTGCAAGGCGGTGGAGTTGACCATCGACGGCGGTGCGAGCGTGGTGGTGCAGGCCGGCCAGCCGCCGATCGTCAACGGCATGAAAGAAGAGCGCATGCGGGTCGGCTGCGGCTCGGCGACCATCGGCATGTTCGCCAAGCAATGGCACGGCAAGGTCGACGAGGTCGTTGTGGTCGACGACCACATCACCGGCGTGCTGAGCGAGCACCAGGCCGGCAAGCTGCTCGACATCGCCGACACCGGCATCAAGATGAAGGGCCGGCGCTCGACGCCCGGCCGCTATTTCCAGGTCGCCGATCCCGGCACGGGGTGGGGTGGGACCAACATCTCCGATCCACTCGCGATCCTCGGGCCGTTCGATGCCAAGGAAGCAAAGCCGGGTCTCTCGATGCTGATGGTCTCCACCACCGGCGAGCATTCGTCCTATTATGTGCTTGATGAGGTCTTGAGGCCCGTCGAAACCGAGATGCCGGCCGACCTGAAGTTCTCGGTCGAGCGCATCCAGGAGAATTGCGAGCCGGCGCTGTGCACGGTGCTGTTCATGGCAGGAGCTGGCGGTTCGCTGCGCGCGGGCGTCACTGACAATCCGGTGCGGCTGACACGGTCGGTGAAGGATGCGCTGACGCGCGTCACCAGCGGCGGCGCGCCGGTCTATGTCTGGCCGGGCGGCGGCATCACCTACATGGTCGACGTGACGCAGATGCCGTCAGGTGCGTTCGGCTATGTACCGACCCCGGCGCTGGTCGCCCCGATCGAGTTCACGATGAAGCTGTCCGACTACGCTGCGCTCGGCGGTCACATGGATTACGTGAAGCCGCTCGCCGAGGTGCAGGCCGGTGACGATGTGCGTCAGCTGCCGTGGCAGAACCCGATCCCGGGACCGCGGTCATGA
- a CDS encoding amino acid synthesis family protein: MSAIIRKIVTVVEETQMEMGRQVSPPTRRAAAIAVIENPFAGKYVEDLSPLIAIGEELGELLSKRAVAALGIDGAKAQSYGKAAAVGENGELEHAAAILHPKMGAPVRKVLSKGAALIPSSKKRSGPGTTLDIPLGHKDAAFVRSHFDGMEVQINDAPRANEIMVAVAVTDSGRPLPRVGGLTVAEVKGEDGLR, encoded by the coding sequence ATGAGCGCGATCATCCGCAAGATCGTCACCGTCGTCGAAGAGACGCAGATGGAGATGGGCCGCCAGGTCTCGCCGCCGACCCGGCGCGCGGCGGCGATTGCCGTCATCGAAAATCCCTTTGCCGGAAAATATGTCGAGGACCTCTCGCCGCTGATCGCGATCGGCGAGGAGCTGGGCGAGCTCTTGTCGAAACGCGCGGTGGCGGCGCTCGGCATCGATGGCGCGAAGGCGCAGAGCTACGGCAAAGCTGCCGCCGTCGGCGAGAACGGCGAGCTCGAGCATGCCGCCGCGATCCTCCATCCCAAGATGGGCGCGCCGGTGCGCAAGGTGCTGAGCAAGGGCGCGGCGCTGATCCCGTCGTCGAAGAAGCGTAGCGGGCCGGGCACGACGCTCGACATCCCGCTCGGGCACAAGGATGCCGCCTTCGTGCGGAGCCATTTCGACGGCATGGAGGTGCAGATCAACGACGCGCCGCGCGCCAACGAGATCATGGTCGCGGTCGCCGTGACCGACAGCGGCCGTCCGCTGCCGCGCGTCGGCGGGCTGACGGTTGCGGAAGTAAAGGGCGAGGACGGTTTGAGATAG
- a CDS encoding ABC transporter permease, with amino-acid sequence MAFYVVQFLTGLASAASLFLVASGLSIIFGVTRIVNFAHGAFYMIGAYIAFTLTERLSGAFGFWGSMVLAAIAVALIGVLVEMVLLRRIYHAPELFQLLATFGLTLMVEDLVVLIWGPDDLVGRRAPGFRGAIDFFGQNIPSYDLFLIVLGPVVLGILWLLFQRTRWGVLVRAATQDRDMVAALGVNQKWLFTSVFAVGVFLAALGGALQIPRDAVHHAMDLRIIVEVFVVVVIGGLGSIVGAFVAAVLVSELNAFGILIFPKISIILVFLVMAVVLIVRPWGLFGKPEAPARKTPGLTVNPWRPLTSNERLLALAALVIAATLPLFAGNYVLTVGSEIAIFVIFAVSLHFLMSVGGLASFGHAAYFGLGAYGVAFLAKMAGLPMIVCLLLGPLLGCMGAAVFGFFAVQLSGVYFAMLTLAFAQIVWSIAFQWVSVTGGDNGILGVWPEKWAGSPSHFYWLALGVAALVTIALRAMVFSPFGYALRATRDSLLRSEAIGINAKRIQWTAFVIAGTTAGIGGALFAYLKGSVFPDNLGISLSVDALVMVLLGGVETVSGAVIGAIVYKALSIWLISQTDLSKLVLGGFIMLIVVVFPKGIVGMLEMLAQRRRKSSPPGSSLLAKPIESAE; translated from the coding sequence ATGGCCTTTTACGTCGTACAGTTTCTGACCGGTCTCGCCAGCGCGGCGTCGCTGTTCCTGGTGGCCTCGGGCCTGTCGATCATCTTCGGCGTGACGCGGATCGTGAATTTCGCGCATGGCGCCTTCTACATGATCGGCGCCTATATTGCCTTCACCCTGACGGAGCGTCTGTCGGGTGCGTTCGGCTTCTGGGGCAGCATGGTGCTGGCCGCGATTGCCGTGGCGCTGATCGGCGTGCTCGTCGAGATGGTGCTGCTTCGCCGCATCTATCATGCGCCGGAGCTGTTCCAGCTGCTCGCGACCTTCGGCCTGACCTTGATGGTCGAGGATCTCGTGGTGTTGATCTGGGGGCCCGACGATCTGGTCGGCCGCCGCGCTCCGGGCTTTCGGGGCGCCATCGATTTCTTCGGCCAGAACATCCCGAGCTATGATCTGTTCCTGATCGTGCTCGGCCCTGTCGTGCTCGGCATTCTCTGGCTGCTATTCCAGCGCACGCGCTGGGGCGTGCTGGTGCGCGCGGCGACGCAAGACCGCGACATGGTCGCAGCACTCGGCGTCAATCAGAAATGGCTGTTCACGTCCGTGTTCGCGGTCGGCGTCTTCCTGGCCGCGCTTGGCGGCGCGCTACAGATTCCGCGCGATGCCGTGCACCACGCCATGGATTTGCGCATCATCGTCGAGGTCTTCGTGGTCGTCGTGATCGGCGGCCTCGGCAGCATCGTCGGCGCCTTCGTCGCGGCGGTGCTGGTCTCCGAGCTCAATGCCTTCGGCATCCTGATCTTTCCGAAGATTTCCATCATCCTGGTCTTCCTGGTGATGGCGGTGGTGCTGATCGTGCGGCCGTGGGGGCTGTTCGGCAAGCCGGAGGCGCCCGCGCGCAAGACGCCCGGGCTTACCGTCAATCCATGGCGCCCGCTGACGTCGAACGAGCGGCTGCTGGCGCTTGCGGCGCTCGTGATCGCAGCGACGCTGCCGCTGTTCGCCGGCAACTACGTGCTGACCGTCGGCTCCGAGATCGCGATCTTCGTGATCTTCGCCGTCAGCCTGCACTTCCTGATGTCAGTCGGCGGGCTCGCGTCCTTCGGCCATGCCGCCTATTTCGGCCTCGGTGCCTACGGCGTTGCCTTCCTCGCCAAGATGGCGGGGCTGCCGATGATCGTGTGCCTGCTGCTCGGGCCGCTGCTGGGCTGCATGGGGGCCGCCGTGTTCGGCTTCTTCGCCGTGCAGCTATCCGGTGTCTACTTCGCGATGCTGACGCTCGCCTTCGCGCAGATCGTCTGGTCGATCGCGTTCCAATGGGTGAGCGTCACCGGCGGCGACAACGGCATATTGGGCGTCTGGCCGGAAAAATGGGCGGGGAGCCCGTCGCACTTCTATTGGCTGGCGCTCGGCGTTGCGGCGCTGGTGACCATCGCGCTGCGGGCCATGGTGTTCTCGCCGTTCGGCTACGCGCTTCGGGCCACGCGCGACTCGCTGTTGCGCAGCGAGGCGATCGGCATCAATGCCAAGCGCATCCAGTGGACGGCGTTCGTGATCGCGGGCACGACCGCCGGCATCGGCGGTGCGCTGTTCGCCTATCTGAAGGGGAGCGTCTTTCCTGACAATCTCGGTATCTCGCTCTCGGTCGATGCGCTGGTCATGGTGCTGCTGGGCGGCGTCGAAACGGTGTCGGGCGCGGTGATCGGCGCCATCGTCTACAAGGCTTTGAGCATCTGGCTGATAAGCCAGACCGACCTGTCGAAGCTCGTGCTCGGCGGCTTCATCATGCTGATCGTCGTGGTCTTTCCCAAGGGCATCGTCGGCATGCTGGAAATGCTGGCGCAGCGGCGCAGGAAGTCCTCGCCGCCGGGATCATCTCTGCTTGCCAAGCCGATCGAGTCCGCCGAATGA
- a CDS encoding ferredoxin--NADP reductase — MSNFNQESVLSVHHWTDTLFSFKTTRSPTFRFRNGEFTMIGLKVGEKPLLRAYSVASANYEDTLEFFSIKVQDGPLTSRLQHLKEGDEIIVSRKATGTLVIDNLEEGRNLYLIGTGTGLAPFLSVIKDPETYERFEKVVLLHGCRHVKELAYGEMITETLPKDELIGEYIQNQLIYYPTVTRDPFRNRGRITDLITSGKLFADIGLPALEAAHDRVMICGSPALVADTRVLLGERGFIEGNHGEPAQFVVEKAFAER, encoded by the coding sequence ATGAGCAATTTCAATCAGGAAAGCGTTTTGAGCGTCCACCACTGGACCGACACGCTGTTCTCCTTCAAGACCACGCGCAGCCCGACCTTCCGCTTCCGTAACGGCGAATTCACCATGATCGGGCTCAAGGTCGGCGAGAAGCCGTTGCTGCGGGCCTATAGCGTCGCCAGCGCCAATTACGAGGACACGCTGGAATTCTTCTCGATCAAGGTGCAGGACGGTCCGCTGACCTCGCGGCTCCAGCACCTGAAGGAAGGCGACGAGATCATCGTCAGCCGCAAGGCCACCGGCACGCTGGTGATCGACAATCTGGAGGAGGGGCGCAACCTCTATTTGATCGGCACCGGCACCGGCCTTGCGCCGTTCCTGAGCGTGATCAAGGACCCCGAGACCTACGAGCGGTTCGAGAAGGTCGTGCTGCTGCACGGCTGCCGGCACGTCAAGGAACTCGCTTATGGCGAGATGATCACGGAGACGCTGCCGAAGGACGAACTGATCGGCGAGTACATCCAGAACCAGCTGATCTACTACCCGACCGTGACCCGCGATCCCTTCCGCAACCGCGGCCGCATCACCGATCTCATCACTTCCGGCAAGCTGTTCGCCGATATCGGCCTGCCGGCACTGGAGGCCGCCCATGACCGCGTCATGATCTGCGGCAGCCCGGCCCTTGTCGCAGACACCCGCGTGCTCCTCGGCGAACGCGGCTTCATCGAGGGCAATCACGGTGAGCCGGCCCAATTCGTGGTCGAAAAGGCCTTTGCCGAGCGCTGA
- a CDS encoding ABC transporter substrate-binding protein — MRARNYFVGAAFALLAGGMAHSAVAQDIKIGEINSYSLLPAFTEPYRKGWQLAVEEINAAGGINGKKLVVISKDDGGKPADAQTAANELVSSEGVAMLTGTFLSNIGLAVSDFANQKKVFFLAAEPLTDAVTWSKGNKYTFRLRPSNYMQAAMLVEAAAKLPAKRWATIAPNYEYGQSAVAVFKKLMSEKRPDIQWVDEQWPPQGKIDAGPVVQAVAAANPEAILNVTFGADLVKLVREGNTRGLFKGREVVSFLTGEPEYLDPLKDETPEGWIVTGYPWYSIKTPEHDAFLKAYQAKYNDYPRLGSIVGYQTIKAAAAILAKAGSSDPEKLIAAAEGISMPSPFGEITFRKIDHQSTLGAFVGKTALKDGKGVMVDSVYKKGADYLPSDAEVEKLRPKN; from the coding sequence ATGCGAGCTAGAAATTACTTCGTCGGCGCGGCCTTTGCGCTTCTGGCGGGCGGCATGGCTCATTCGGCCGTGGCGCAGGACATCAAGATCGGCGAGATCAACAGTTATTCGCTGCTGCCGGCGTTCACCGAACCCTATCGCAAGGGCTGGCAGCTCGCGGTCGAAGAGATCAACGCGGCCGGCGGTATCAACGGCAAGAAGCTGGTTGTGATCTCCAAGGACGACGGCGGCAAGCCGGCGGATGCGCAGACCGCGGCGAATGAGCTGGTGTCGAGCGAGGGCGTCGCGATGCTGACGGGTACGTTCCTGTCGAACATCGGCCTTGCCGTCAGCGACTTCGCCAACCAGAAGAAGGTGTTCTTCCTCGCGGCCGAGCCGCTGACGGACGCCGTCACCTGGTCCAAGGGCAACAAGTACACCTTCCGCCTGCGGCCCTCCAACTACATGCAGGCGGCGATGCTTGTCGAGGCGGCCGCGAAGCTGCCCGCAAAACGCTGGGCGACCATCGCGCCGAACTATGAATACGGCCAGTCCGCGGTCGCCGTCTTCAAGAAGCTGATGTCGGAGAAGCGCCCTGACATCCAGTGGGTCGACGAGCAGTGGCCGCCGCAGGGCAAGATCGACGCGGGTCCGGTGGTGCAGGCCGTTGCCGCCGCCAATCCCGAGGCGATCCTCAACGTCACCTTCGGCGCCGACCTCGTCAAGCTCGTGCGCGAAGGCAATACCCGCGGCCTGTTCAAGGGCCGCGAGGTTGTCTCGTTCCTGACCGGCGAGCCCGAATATCTCGATCCGCTCAAGGATGAGACGCCCGAGGGCTGGATCGTCACCGGCTATCCCTGGTACTCGATCAAGACGCCAGAGCATGATGCGTTCCTGAAGGCCTACCAGGCCAAGTACAACGACTATCCGCGCCTCGGCTCGATCGTCGGCTACCAGACCATCAAGGCGGCCGCCGCGATTCTGGCGAAGGCGGGCTCGAGCGATCCGGAGAAGCTGATCGCCGCGGCGGAGGGGATCTCAATGCCGTCGCCGTTCGGTGAGATCACCTTCCGCAAGATCGACCATCAGTCGACTCTCGGCGCATTCGTCGGCAAGACCGCGCTGAAGGACGGCAAGGGCGTGATGGTGGATTCGGTCTACAAGAAGGGCGCGGACTACCTGCCGAGCGATGCGGAGGTCGAGAAGCTGCGTCCGAAGAATTGA
- a CDS encoding ABC transporter ATP-binding protein, giving the protein MSVAPPLLAVEGLTKSYGGIHAVRGVSFSLRAGEILALIGPNGAGKSTCFDMLNGQNQPDTGQVRLLGEETTGKKPREIWRMGVGRTFQITATFATMTVRENVQVALISHGKQLFNLFGSAPKFERGEAGRLLELVGMGGYADRPCGELAYGDLKRLELAVALANQPKLLLMDEPTAGMAPRERVDLMRLTAQIAREKSIGVLFTEHDMDVVFEHADRIIVLNRGTLIAEGTPAEVRGNPQVQAVYLGEGLVYDARHREGASI; this is encoded by the coding sequence ATGAGCGTTGCACCCCCACTTCTCGCGGTCGAAGGTCTGACCAAATCCTATGGCGGCATCCATGCCGTGCGCGGCGTTTCGTTCTCGCTGCGCGCCGGCGAGATCCTGGCGCTGATCGGGCCGAACGGCGCCGGCAAGAGCACCTGTTTCGACATGCTCAACGGCCAGAACCAGCCTGATACCGGGCAGGTCCGACTGCTCGGGGAAGAGACCACCGGCAAGAAGCCACGCGAGATCTGGCGCATGGGCGTCGGGCGCACCTTCCAGATCACCGCGACTTTCGCCACCATGACGGTGCGCGAGAACGTGCAGGTCGCGCTGATCTCACATGGCAAACAGCTGTTCAATCTGTTCGGCTCGGCGCCGAAGTTCGAACGCGGCGAAGCTGGGCGGCTGCTCGAGCTGGTCGGCATGGGTGGTTACGCGGATCGTCCTTGCGGCGAGCTGGCTTACGGCGACCTCAAGCGGCTCGAGCTTGCGGTGGCGCTCGCCAACCAGCCAAAGCTGCTCCTGATGGACGAGCCGACCGCCGGCATGGCGCCGCGCGAGCGTGTCGATTTGATGCGGCTCACGGCTCAAATTGCGCGCGAAAAGTCGATCGGCGTGCTCTTCACTGAGCACGACATGGACGTGGTGTTCGAGCATGCCGACCGCATCATCGTGCTGAATCGAGGGACGCTGATCGCCGAGGGGACGCCGGCCGAGGTGCGCGGCAATCCGCAGGTGCAGGCGGTCTATCTCGGCGAAGGCCTCGTCTACGATGCCCGCCATCGCGAGGGAGCATCAATATGA
- a CDS encoding MarR family winged helix-turn-helix transcriptional regulator, with product MARSVTAKKSVKPGKPPYVLDEQVGFILRQVWQRHSSIFSRDIGTNLTPTQWAALSKLAETGPCSQNQLGRLTAMDVATIKGVIDRLTARGLTETSQDPEDGRRLLVSLTRAGQQLSEKVAPNALAITRETLAPLEPKEREMLMALLNKLR from the coding sequence ATGGCGAGAAGCGTCACGGCGAAGAAGAGCGTCAAGCCGGGAAAACCGCCTTACGTGCTCGACGAGCAGGTCGGCTTCATCCTGCGCCAGGTCTGGCAGCGCCACAGCTCGATCTTCTCCCGCGATATCGGCACCAATCTGACGCCGACGCAGTGGGCGGCATTGTCGAAACTCGCCGAGACCGGGCCGTGCTCGCAGAACCAGCTTGGCCGGCTGACGGCGATGGACGTCGCGACCATCAAGGGCGTGATCGACCGACTGACCGCGCGCGGATTGACCGAGACCAGCCAGGATCCCGAGGACGGTCGGCGGCTCCTTGTCAGCCTGACGCGTGCGGGTCAGCAGCTTTCGGAGAAGGTCGCGCCGAACGCGCTCGCCATCACGCGCGAGACGCTGGCGCCGCTCGAGCCCAAGGAGCGCGAGATGCTGATGGCGCTGTTGAACAAGCTGCGGTGA
- a CDS encoding ABC transporter ATP-binding protein translates to MKLTVEGLNSHYGPAHILFDIGFEVGEGEVVALLGRNGAGKSTTFRSIVGLVAQRSGRIMFEGKDVSLRPTHEIVREGLGYVPEERRIFTDLTVEENLEVGKQPKRPNAPYWTREKLFALFPNLGEMKNRPGGRMSGGEQQMLTIARTLMGNPSLVLLDEPSEGLSPKIVEQMVDAILTMKKEGVSIVVSEQNLHFARLISDRAYIIERGRICFGGTMAELDARPDIRDAHLSL, encoded by the coding sequence ATGAAGCTCACCGTCGAGGGCCTCAACAGCCATTATGGCCCGGCGCATATCCTGTTCGACATCGGCTTCGAGGTCGGCGAGGGCGAGGTCGTTGCGCTGCTTGGGCGCAACGGCGCCGGCAAGTCGACCACGTTCCGCTCGATCGTCGGGCTCGTGGCGCAACGCTCCGGCCGCATCATGTTCGAGGGCAAGGACGTCTCGCTGCGTCCGACGCACGAAATCGTGCGCGAGGGGCTCGGCTATGTGCCGGAGGAACGGCGCATCTTCACCGACCTGACGGTGGAGGAGAATCTCGAAGTCGGCAAGCAGCCCAAGCGTCCGAACGCACCATACTGGACGCGCGAAAAGCTGTTCGCGCTGTTTCCGAATCTCGGCGAGATGAAGAACCGCCCCGGCGGCCGCATGAGCGGCGGCGAGCAGCAGATGCTGACGATTGCGCGCACCCTGATGGGCAATCCGTCGCTGGTGCTGCTGGACGAGCCCTCGGAGGGCCTGTCTCCTAAGATCGTGGAGCAGATGGTCGATGCCATCCTCACCATGAAGAAGGAGGGCGTCAGCATCGTCGTCTCCGAGCAGAATTTGCATTTCGCGCGGCTGATCTCGGATCGCGCCTACATCATCGAGCGCGGCCGCATCTGCTTCGGCGGCACCATGGCCGAGCTCGATGCGCGTCCTGATATCCGCGACGCGCATCTGTCGTTGTGA
- a CDS encoding UPF0280 family protein encodes MTRLPQIALLSDGRRLHLQDGPIDLVVEARGRADDVRAAYEAAARRLTGLLDELCAELPELRSAAGKRTSLKGVVACRMHAAVAPFAADCFITPMAAVAGSVAEEILGAMLGAATLDRVYVNNGGDIALHLANAEYFSIGLMDRPDRDGVMRTMRVDADDPVRGIATSGRHGRSFSLGIADAVTVLAATASQADAAATVIANAVDLPGHPAIIRMPANELQPDSDLGACLVTRGVGELSLGEIAAALESGAECARQLFDRGLIEGAVLQLCGDMLVIGPKEIERQRTRPLLLENAVCA; translated from the coding sequence ATGACGAGGCTCCCGCAAATCGCATTGCTGTCTGATGGCCGGCGGCTGCATTTGCAGGATGGTCCGATTGATCTGGTCGTTGAGGCGAGGGGACGCGCGGACGATGTGCGTGCGGCTTACGAGGCCGCGGCACGGCGGTTGACCGGGCTGCTCGACGAACTCTGCGCCGAACTGCCGGAGCTGCGGAGCGCCGCCGGCAAGCGCACTTCGCTGAAGGGCGTGGTTGCGTGTCGGATGCACGCCGCTGTCGCGCCATTTGCCGCCGATTGCTTCATCACGCCGATGGCTGCGGTGGCAGGCAGCGTGGCGGAGGAGATTTTGGGCGCGATGCTCGGTGCTGCGACGCTGGACCGCGTCTATGTGAACAACGGTGGCGACATTGCGCTTCATCTCGCTAACGCCGAATATTTCTCCATCGGCCTGATGGACCGACCTGATCGCGACGGCGTGATGCGGACGATGCGGGTGGATGCCGATGATCCCGTGCGCGGCATCGCGACCAGCGGACGGCACGGCCGCAGCTTTTCGCTTGGCATTGCCGATGCCGTGACAGTGCTGGCGGCGACGGCGTCGCAGGCCGATGCGGCTGCGACCGTCATAGCCAACGCTGTCGATCTGCCCGGGCATCCCGCCATCATTCGGATGCCAGCAAACGAGCTTCAGCCCGACAGCGACCTCGGCGCGTGTCTCGTCACCCGCGGCGTCGGTGAATTGTCGCTGGGGGAGATCGCCGCCGCACTCGAATCTGGCGCGGAATGTGCACGACAATTGTTCGATCGCGGATTGATCGAGGGTGCCGTGTTGCAGCTCTGTGGTGATATGCTTGTCATCGGACCGAAAGAAATTGAACGGCAACGAACGCGTCCGCTTCTGCTGGAGAACGCGGTCTGTGCCTGA